In a single window of the Falco rusticolus isolate bFalRus1 chromosome 13, bFalRus1.pri, whole genome shotgun sequence genome:
- the LOC119156535 gene encoding platelet glycoprotein V-like: MLVFRLLVVIKLFFQLDASVCPEKCNCSSKNAIHCSGPHIKDLESLNLPCNMTEIYIMDTNVAYLQDEFSRMVELQHLILSSNNISVISPMAFKGLRRLKALKLLDNKLVELPPEVFDDMVQLQQLIIENNRLKSITENLFDKLAGLEELFLNKNQLRALPSGMLKKLAKLKVLNLSRNYLAALPRNIFSALTRLEKLMLYFNRLSSIESGMFDSLKGLLELFLHSNNIQSIAPGAFHCLEKLRILTLSRNKLEVLPPGLFLHLHDLSKLTLYRNPLKSLPEVLFGEMRHLGSLWLYHTKLSTIPNFVFSNLTNLELLVLSFNPELSVLPKNVFSGLNELRGLSLHTNNISSLPEDIFLSLQKLQNISLFDNSLEVLPRNLFHNLKHLQKVYLNSTKLQSLPGDFFTASPELQEVCLDDNPWKCDCQILGFRDWLQRSLQIVKNVPSLTCHSPLALQSVSVVALTADHLKCLPATAGTYPAFSSAYSRTSTSLVMEHLMSSWDTDTSTPTSIPPGVTYSYVKDAAQPTFRFSEVPTQTYPSIVVQTSSVRGTDLTTLAWWEEFSAHRSAKPYFNARVSYCQLFLYLHGLILALQTVTIVLGVYVMGKTRQLLRSRNAPARPVVLIKFLRR, translated from the coding sequence ATGTTGGTGTTTCGTTTGTTAGTGGTGATCaagcttttcttccagctggaTGCATCTGTTTGTCCCGAGAAGTGCAACTGCTCTTCAAAAAATGCAATTCATTGCTCTGGTCCTCACATAAAAGACCTGGAATCATTAAATCTGCCTTGCAACATGACAGAAATTTACATAATGGACACAAATGTAGCATACTTGCAGGATGAGTTTTCTAGAATGGTGGAACTGCAGCATCTCATCTTGTCTTCGAACAACATCTCTGTGATTTCACCAATGGCTTTTAAAGGCTTGAGAAGGCTAAAAGCCCTCAAGCTGCTAGATAATAAGCTGGTTGAACTTCCCCCAGAAGTGTTCGATGACATGGtgcagcttcagcagctgaTCATTGAAAATAACAGGTTGAAATCCATCACAGAAAACCTGTTTGACAAACTAGCTGGTTTGGAGGAGCTTTTCTTGAACAAAAACCAACTAAGAGCACTTCCTAGTGGCATGCTGAAGAAACTCGCCAAACTCAAAGTACTGAACTTGTCGAGAAATTATTTGGCAGCACTGCCTCGAAATATATTCAGTGCATTAACCAGGCTTGAGAAGCTGATGCTGTATTTTAACAGGCTGTCTTCAATAGAGTCTGGTATGTTTGACAGCCTGAAGGGGCTGCTGGAACTCTTCCTGCACTCCAATAACATCCAGTCCATCGCCCCTGGTGCGTTTCATTGTCTTGAGAAACTGAGAATCCTAACGCTCTCCAGAAACAAGCTTGAAGTTTTGCCTCCTGGGCTCTTTCTGCACTTACATGATCTGTCTAAATTGACCTTGTACAGGAACCCACTGAAGTCTCTTCCAGAAGTATTGTTTGGGGAGATGAGGCATCTTGGTAGCCTGTGGCTGTATCACACAAAGCTCTCAACAATACCAAATTTTGTGTTCAGTAACTTGACAAATTTAGAGCTTCTTGTGCTGAGTTTTAATCCAGAGCTTAGTGTTCTTCCTAAGAATGTGTTCAGTGGTCTGAACGAACTGCGGGGCCTTTCTCTGCATACAAACAATATTTCCAGTTTGCCAGAGGACATCTTCCTGAGCCTTCAGAAACTGCAGAACATTTCCCTTTTTGATAACAGCCTCGAGGTTCTTCCTAGAAACCTCTTTCACAATCTCAAGCATCTTCAGAAAGTTTACCTGAACAGTACTAAGCTGCAGTCTCTCCCTGGAGACTTCTTCACCGCTTCACCTGAGCTGCAAGAAGTCTGCCTTGATGACAACCCTTGGAAATGTGATTGCCAAATTCTTGGTTTCCGAGACTGGCTCCAAAGGAGCTTGCAGATAGTTAAAAATGTGCCCTCTCTGACATGTCACAGCCCACTGGCACTGCAGAGTGTTTCTGTGGTGGCTCTGACAGCTGATCACCTGAAGTGCCTGCCAGCCACTGCTGGTACGTACCCGGCATTCAGCTCGGCTTACTCCCGGACGTCGACTTCCCTTGTGATGGAGCATTTAATGTCGTCTTGGGACACAGATACCAGCACACCCACATCAATTCCTCCAGGTGTTACCTATTCTTATGTCAAAGATGCTGCACAGCCTACATTTCGTTTCTCAGAAGTTCCAACCCAAACCTATCCCAGCATCGTCGTACAAACCAGCAGTGTCAGGGGAACGGATTTAACTACTCTGGCCTGGTGGGAAGAGTTTTCAGCCCACAGGAGTGCTAAACCCTATTTTAATGCCAGAGTTTCTTATTGTCAGCTATTCTTGTACCTTCACGGTTTGATTTTAGCACTCCAGACGGTAACCATTGTGCTCGGTGTGTATGTGATGGGTAAAACCAGGCAACTCTTGCGCTCCAGAAATGCTCCTGCTCGGCCTGTAGTTCTGATAAAATTTTTAAGAAGATAG
- the LOC119157066 gene encoding leucine-rich repeat-containing protein 15-like, translating into MEHRGWQWWLLLLVGSQLAGGQCPEQCQCIRTAQVECSGAGITAVPSPIPANAMTLQIINTRIAELGDASFGNASLLIGLRIEKNNLSRISPGAFQHLPDLRYLSLASNKLQELPVQVFESLGKLESLLLSSNQILQVEPSHFAHLSNLKELQLHGNNLQQLKEGVFDQLTSLTKLNLARNNIDRLPRRAFERLARLQVLRLYENRLRQIPAGAFDGLPELQELGLHQNQLETLSPELFVHNGNLQKLYLSNNLLTALPSGIFLPLHALAKITLHVNRLRDISPSAFGPMPDLRELWLYENELSTLPAAVFSNLTQLQLLVLSKNRLQSVVPGAFRGLGELLELSLHSNALRRLDAQALEGLPKLQNISLHHNQLQMLPRGLFGATLGLRHLQLHSNALEYLPAGIFSPLAALREVKLHNNSWRCDEGILPLRGWLKDNPHKVGEIPPLCAQPPALRGIPIAGLLQDQVLTSRPPTASPHPSSSLPPHPSEVALLEGARTEPPIGLPVSPRQEQKEEEEEEEERGQWGLTRMQSGVVVAVIVLVCVALLTALVALVVYGCRKKSHVVLMRMKAPNEA; encoded by the coding sequence ATGGAGCACAGAGGCTGGcagtggtggctgctgctgctggtgggcagccagcTGGCTGGTGGCCAGTGCCCAGAGCAGTGCCAGTGCATCCGCACCGCTCAGGTGGAGTGCTCCGGTGCTGGCATCACCGCAGttcccagccccatccctgcaaaCGCCATGACCCTCCAGATCATCAACACGCGCATTGCCGAGCTGGGTGATGCATCCTTTGGCAACGCCTCCCTGCTGATCGGGCTGCGCATTGAGAAGAACAACCTGTCTCGCATCAGCCCTGGGGCCTTCCAGCACCTGCCTGACCTGCGCTACCTCAGCCTGGCCAGCAACAAGCTGCAGGAGCTCCCTGTGCAAGTCTTCGAGTCCCTGGGCAAGCTGGAgtctctgcttctttccagtAACCAGATCCTCCAGGTTGAGCCTTCCCACTTTGCCCACCTGAGCAACCtcaaggagctgcagctgcatggGAACAacttgcagcagctgaaggaggggGTGTTCGACCAGCTCACCAGCCTCACCAAGCTCAACCTGGCCAGGAACAACATCGACCGCCTGCCGCGCCGGGCCTTCGAGCGGCTGGCGCGGCTGCAAGTGCTGCGGCTCTATGAGAACCGGCTCCGGCAGATCCCGGCAGGTGCCTTTGATGGGCTGCcggagctgcaggagctggggctaCACCAGAACCAGCTGGAGACACTGTCCCCGGAGCTGTTTGTGCACAACGGGAACCTGCAGAAGCTCTACTTGTCCAACAACCTTCTCACCGCCCTGCCAAGTGGCATCTTCTTGCCCCTGCACGCCCTGGCCAAGATCACCCTGCACGTCAATCGCCTGCGGGACATCTCCCCCAGCGCCTTTGGGCCCATGCCTGACCTGCGGGAGCTGTGGCTCTATGAGAACGAGCTTTCCACCCTCCCTGCTGCCGTCTTCAGCAACCTCACCCAGCTGCAGCTACTGGTCCTCAGCAAGAACCGGCTGCAGTCAGTGGTGCCAGGGGCTTTCCGAggcctgggggagctgctggagctgtcACTGCACTCCAACGCCCTGCGCCGTTTGGATGCCCAGGCACTGGAGGGGCTGCCCAAGCTGCAGAACATCTCCCTGCACCACAATCAGCTGCAGATGCTGCCACGGGGCCTCTTCGGGGCCACTCTGGGGCTGCGGCACTTGCAGCTGCACTCCAACGCCCTGGAGTACCTGCCCGCCGGCATCTTCTCCCCACTGGCTGCCCTGCGAGAGGTGAAGCTGCACAACAACTCCTGGCGCTGTGACGAGGGCATCCTGCCTCTGCGGGGCTGGCTGAAAGACAACCCCCACAAGGTGGGCGAGATACCCCCGCTCTGtgcccagcctcctgccctgcgGGGAATCCCTATTGCCgggctgctgcaggaccagGTCCTCACCTCCCGGCCCCCCACTGcctccccccatcccagcagctcgctcccccctcacccctctGAGGTGGCATTGCTGGAGGGTGCCCGGACGGAGCCCCCCATTGGGCTGCCAGTCTCCCCACGGCAGgagcagaaggaggaggaggaggaagaagaggagagggGGCAATGGGGGCTGACACGCATGCAGAgcggggtggtggtggcggtCATCGTGCTGGTGTGTGTGGCCCTGCTCACTGCTTTGGTGGCACTGGTGGTCTATGGCTGTAGGAAGAAGAGCCACGTCGTGCTGATGAGGATGAAGGCGCCCAACGAAGCCTGA
- the LOC119156873 gene encoding uncharacterized protein LOC119156873, which produces MPHLCRLVVHTLLGLGSLLVGGLPPPCPPTCQCYDTSKVFCSEERMQEIPAGLPGNATQLFFVETALSSIRSGALGSSTALTKLVFLNNDIQELEAGAFRGLPSLAELEVSGNPLPAVSPGVLVGLPSLSKLSLGANAIRSLQPGLFASACRLRELHLPANKIEALPPGIFRPLRHLQTLDLSQNILAELPAGLLAPLATLRLLKLSDNLLVQVPPGAFGALGLLAELHLDGNRLEELPARVFAGLGGLRRLQLQHNALGSLAPDIFAGLPNLTTLSLEGNRLAALPAALFTGTPHLLHLSLAHNRLETLPQGLFANLSALQTLVLSHNAMVHLPAGLFQGLVGLEVLQLSHNNLSSLPAGLLAGLPLLTALALDHNRLAHLPPGLFDANEELERVGLASNPWACDCRLTYLLGWLQDFSKPPIHVQPSCASPAALQGRSLLDVPQGQLGCPGAPGVPLKEGWHGEPGEDASGQCTYSNPEGTVSMACDATSCHQISLQLPPPPPPRQAAGPGLVYQGAWVLRSRCGTLQVSVLVTAQNGDEATSPGVPSAPYLAPSGDLDKYGIGTGGGDGQVVGPLSGGLTPRTERLALAAELVHKRLAKTMYQHFLFLFFLSFHPHKCQNEILGEDPYEMPKDYQEVYRGTKNDVKEIPKTAKSFISEMIFMQTSITAIRKGAFRYMPNLIKILFIGNKIKTVEPGAFDNLDKLRDLDISGASLEELAVGTFQHLPSLRRLELRDSHLKYIPKGLFDGLENLEELSLHINAIPSLPEGVFDSLINLTFLDLARNRITTLPGDAFSKLSRLQVLRLYENELQDLPEGLLDSQTGLLELSLQRNRLRALPPMVLKSLPHLEKLLLDNNLIKALPPQGFFALNKLKLLTLGSNHITELPCGLFDTMPHLQDLDLGRNSLATLPDSIFVNLTSLGKLILSHNQLTALPRGAFTGLSKLTELQLDRNQLCALDDEVFSSLPNLKTLNLQKNQLKNVPRGLLDPLKKLSSVYLSGNPWTCDCNLCYLHSWILGNSEKVRLSTQVSCKSPPHLAGQAVISLSDDQLICPATLPLSDSFTPSLPFTSTSSQGMSTLVSLGALPTAAPTILSLAAFPIMALPTVLSPVATSATLPPTPSEASFTTPSPTMPSKAFVTTPSSSLLPKASITTPSPTNVPKTSITTLSSIMLPKASITTPSSAVLPEISVNTPSSTMLLKASIATPLSTNVPNTSVTTPSSAVLLKTSITTPSSTALPMASITTPSPAVLPKVSITTPSPTVLPETSINTGSPTVLPKASIATPSSTMLPRVSITSPLPAVAQEAFSLCLTPAITSLEPPGATSPEPALSTLVSATTLLPSSPLAATTRQVSPALLLPTERPATIPLGTPSISLVSAPATALWPPPRAAVPGVVLLTSHCPSHQAPAPDRDHATTWGSSMVGTQPTPTAPRHTPTPAGTIRIPASPTPPTPDRSSPWPASPPLVPSRHHTWGFALQSSPRYCWASLALSLATLVLQVGCTLLWGMLALLLHRATCCRGHPVPPVRLLSLQALDAPGPAEQPRAPL; this is translated from the exons ATGCCACATTTG TGCAGGCTGGTGGTCCACacactgctggggctggggtccctgcTGGTGGGGGGGCTGCCGccaccctgcccccccacctGCCAGTGCTACGACACCTCTAAAGTCTTCTGCTCAGAGGAGAGGATGCAGGAGATTCCGGCAGGCCTGCCAGGGAATGCCACCCAGCTCTTCTTCGTGGAGACAGCCCTGAGCAGCATCCGCAGCGGGGCCCTGGGCTCCAGCACCGCCCTCACCAAGCTGGTCTTCCTCAACAATGACAtccaggagctggaggcaggTGCCTTTCGGGGGCTGCCCAGCCTCGCTGAGCTGGAGGTGTCGGGTAATCCCTTGCCAGCGGTCAGCCCGGGAGTGCTGgtggggctgcccagcctcaGCAAGCTCTCTCTAGGTGCCAACGCCATCCGCTCCCTGCAGCCCGGGCTCTTCGCCTCCGCCTGCCGCCTGCGGGAGCTGCACTTGCCGGCAAACAAGATCGAGGCATTGCCCCCCGGCATCTTCCGCCCCCTCCGGCACCTCCAGACCCTGGACCTCTCACAGAACATCCTGGCTGAGCTGCCCGCTGGGCTGCTGGCCCCCCTCGCCACCCTCCGCCTCCTCAAGCTCAGCGATAACCTGCTGGTGCAGGTGCCCCCCGGTGCTTTTGGGGCGCTGGGCCTGCTGGCCGAGCTCCACCTGGATGGCAACCGGCTGGAGGAGCTGCCGGCCCGTGTCTTTGCCGGGCTGGGGGGCCTGCGgcggctgcagctgcagcacaatgccctgggcagcctggcccctgACATCTTCGCTGGTCTCCCCAACCTTACCACCCTCAGCCTGGAGGGCAACCGCCTGGCCGCCCTGCCTGCCGCCCTCTTCACTGGCACCCCTCACCTCCTCCACCTCTCGCTGGCTCACAACCGGCTGGAGACGCTGCCCCAGGGGCTCTTCGCCAACCTGTCGGCGCTGCAGACTCTGGTGCTCTCACACAATGCCATGGTCCACCTCCCTGCCGGGCTTTTCCAGGGGCTGGTGGGActggaggtgctgcagctgagccaCAACAACCTCTCCAGCCTGCCGgcggggctgctggctgggctgcccctCCTCACCGCCCTGGCGCTGGACCACAACCGCCTGGCCCACCTGCCCCCAGGGCTCTTCGATGCCAACGAGGAGCTGGAACGAGTGGGGCTGGCCAGCAACCCCTGGGCCTGTGACTGCCGCCTCACCTACCTCCTGGGCTGGCTCCAGGACTTTTCCAAGCCCCCCATCCATGTGCAACCCTCCTGCGCCAGCCCGGCCGCTCTCCAGGGACGGTCCCTGCTAGACGTCCcccaggggcagctggggtGCCCGGGAGCCCCTGGTGTCCCCCTGAAGGAGGGCTGGCACGGGGAGCCAGGGGAGGATGCTTCAGGGCAATGCACCTACAGCAACCCCGAGGGCACAGTAAGCATGGCCTGTGATGCTACCAGCTGCCACCAGATCAGCCttcagcttcctcctcctcctcctcccaggcaggcagcagggccggggctggTGTACCAGGGTGCCTGGGTGCTGCGCTCCCGCTGTGGCACGCTGCAGGTCAGTGTCCTTGTCACAGCGCAGAATGGGGATGAGGCCACGTCACCAGGTGTCCCCTCTGCACCCTA CCTGGCACCAAGTGGGGACCTGGACAAGTATGGCATCGGCACTGGAGGGGG GGATGGCCAGGTGGTGGGACCCCTGTCTGGTGGCCTCACTCCTCGCACGGAACGGCTCGCTCTGGCAGCTGAACTAGTTCACAAGCGCTTGGCCAA gacaATGTAccagcatttccttttccttttcttcctctcattcCATCCCCATAAATGCCAAAATGAAATCCTAGGTGAAGATCCATATGAAATGCCCAAAGACTACCAGGAGGTCTACAGAGGGACAAAAAATGATGTCAAAGAGATCCCAAAGACTGCAAAATCCTTCATTTCTGAGATGATCTTTATGCAAACCAGCATCACTGCTATAAGGAAAGGTGCCTTCAGGTACATGCCCAACCTGATCAAGATTTTGTTTATTGGCAACAAGATCAAGACAGTGGAACCTGGAGCCTTTGATAATTTGGACAAACTGAGAGACTTGGACATCTCTGGTGCCTCGTTAGAAGAACTAGCTGTGGGTACTTTCCAACACCTCCCAAGCTTGCGGAGGCTGGAGCTGAGAGACAGCCACCTCAAATATATCCCCAAAGGCCTGTTTGATGGGCTGGAAAATTTGGAAGAGCTCTCCCTGCACATCAATGCAATCCCTTCTCTTCCTGAAGGTGTCTTTGATTCTCTCATCAATCTAACATTTTTGGACTTGGCTAGAAACAGGATCACGACTCTTCCTGGGGATGCCTTTAGCAAACTTTCACGGCTGCAAGTCCTCCGGCTGTATGAGAATGAGTTGCAGGACCTCCCAGAGGGGCTGCTAGACAGTCAGAcagggctgctggagctcaGCCTCCAGAGGAACAGgctcagggctctgccacccatGGTCCTGAAGAGCCTGCCTCACCTAGAGAAACTCCTCTTGGACAACAACCTCATCAAGGCTCTCCCACCTCAgggcttttttgctttaaacaaattaaagctGCTGACTCTGGGTTCAAACCACATTACAGAACTCCCCTGTGGCCTTTTTGACACCATGCCACACCTGCAGGACCTGGACTTGGGCAGGAACAGTTTGGCCACGCTTCCAGACAGCATCTTTGTCAACCTCACGTCTCTTGGCAAACTTATCTTGTCCCACAACCAGCTAACAGCCCTGCCAAGAGGAGCCTTCACTGGGCTCAGCAAGCTCACGGAACTCCAGCTGGACAGAAATCAGCTCTGTGCTCTGGATGATGAggtcttttcttccctcccaaaTCTGAAAACCCTCAACCTTCAGAAGAACCAACTGAAGAATGTCCCTCGAGGGCTCCTGGACCCCCTGAAGAAGCTCAGCTCAGTGTATCTGAGTGGGAACCCATGGACATGTGACTGCAACCTCTGCTACCTGCACAGCTGGATCCTGGGCAACAGTGAGAAGGTCAGATTGTCCACCCAGGTGTCATGCAAGAGTCCACCCCACCTGGCAGGGCAAGCGGTGATATCACTGAGTGATGACCAGTTAATTTGCCCAGCTACTCTGCCTCTTTCAGATTCTTTTACCCCATCTCTGCCATTCACCTCCACATCATCACAAGGAATGTCAACCTTGGTGTCACTTGGAGCCTTGCCCACTGCAGCGCCAACCATACTGTCACTGGCAGCCTTTCCCATCATGGCACTACCAACTGTGCTGTCACCTGTGGCCACCTCTGCCACGTTGCCACCCACCCCATCAGAGGCCTCCTTCACCACTCCATCACCAACCATGCCATCTAAGGCCTTTGTTACCACTCCATCATCATCTCTGCTGCCGAAGGCTTCTATCACCACTCCATCACCAACAAATGTGCCCAAGACCTCCATCACCACACTATCATCAATCATGCTGCCAAAGGCCTCCATCACTACCCCATCATCTGCCGTGCTGCCTGAGATCTCTGTCAACACCCCATCATCAACTATGCTGCTGAAGGCCTCTATCGCCACCCCATTATCAACAAATGTGCCCAACACTTCCGTCACCACACCCTCATCAGCTGTGTTGCTCAAGACTTCCATCACCACCCCATCATCAACTGCACTGCCCATGGCCTCCATCACAACTCCAtcaccagctgtgctgcctaAGGTTTCCATCACCACACCATCACCGACTGTGCTGCCAGAGACCTCCATCAACACCGGATCACCAACTGTGCTGCCAAAGGCCTCCATTGCCACCCCATCATCAACCATGCTGCCCAGGGTTTCCATCACCTCCCCATTGCCAGCTGTGGCACAGGAGGCCTTCAGCCTGTGTCTAACTCCAGCCATCACAAGCCTAGAGCCTCCTGGGGCCACCAGCCCAGAGCCTGCACTGTCCACTCTAGTTTCTGCTACCACACTGCTGCCAAGCAGTCCACTGGCAGCCACCACTAGACAAGTGtctcctgctcttctgctgccCACGGAGAGGCCAGCCACCATCCCACTGGGGACACCCAGCATCTCCCTTGTCTCAGCCCCCGCTACGGCACTCTGGCcacctcccagggctgctgtgccaggTGTGGTCCTGCTGACCTCACACTGCCCATCCCACCAAGCTCCTGCACCAGACAGAGACCATGCCACCACGTGGGGCTCATCCATGGTTGGCACCCAGCCCACTCCCACTGCCCCCCGACATACTCCAACTCCTGCAGGCACCATCCGGATCCCAGCATCTCCCACTCCCCCCACACCAGAccgcagcagcccctggccagcctCCCCACCCCTGGTCCCCAGCCGGCATCACACCTGGGGCTTTGCCCTGCAGTCCAGCCCCCGGTACTGCTGGGCCTCCCTGGCCCTGAGCCTGGCCACgctgg